The following are encoded together in the Plasmodium reichenowi strain SY57 chromosome 3, whole genome shotgun sequence genome:
- a CDS encoding exportin-1, putative, which translates to MENESFNPLSLLDKNQAFDAEKLKLLDNVVEALLDTKDKNRRDFAQNLLNQFKMLDTSWRSVSIILEHSENVNTKFYGLQILEECINNRWNILPSEEKEGMKNFIACYTITLSTEGTTVGVDRHLLNKLDETLIQIVKQEWPDSWSSFIPDIVNSAKLNQNVCENNMKLLNMLSEEVFEFGNETLVKKKKEKLRNEYASQFQEVYNLCLYILEANVYNKRSTNTSLIKQTLHCLSNFFKWIPLTYIFDKYKFNDNNIQIIDLLFDHFWDDISYKIECVKCIQEIVMLKIDEKNILYFDNVFINLWTKLVSKIKLLPNANEMKNIPPELKIFWEQYFLQLSICITSFLKNYREKIVEKNNNTNDVNIVFKFLNMLANSNMEEVFLIIIDYYNIFTEQLIRELITRLEQEHNFKNKNDMNSSSLDMKNTLTTNMNLDSSSITNRKSYSFVTMNNDINLLNNNNNNNNNNLSNNMNSSNINSNMVININEYSSILDKIDLNPSDIKKMCPRIKLYEFILNDIRKTVIEKMAKPQEIYISYDNETGEVVRDFEPDTTEISLYNTMKTTLVYLTYLGSEKTMELIVELLNKESEKSLKNTNKNEVWNSTKTNRISYAVGSISMCMTLKKEQDFLMYILRIYLHMIEVKNGEENRAILASCVMYIVSQYHRFLKLHWRFLKTVMKKLFEFAENEKVQDMAAETILKICKQCKNVIAKNNHNNDNNESFFSTFIKFHNNIMHKLPEKLNLLLYEAIAHVISCFPYEEKQESIKVLMSKLMNLWNSLIYANNNGAIKDMNNTNSLNNNNINNNNNININNDDMKNLEHLCTYENSKLIITFVRVNCRLAYALSYFYYEQLALVFLDFLKIYQLYSKFINLEVEANGTKRIKHAQFRNLFLMKREFLHLIETTIERSCYNIQDLEKELLKREQKKLKNEIDESMEIHLPTIEEAKQINFQMTSNILNVLLETILVDYRDSNPHIKDAEVFSLLSTVFKKIENVTCPILPTVLNYVLLPTIDMIKNDFSSYPEHREKFYNFLDACVRHCFDYLFTLDSEIFNTFIQSLLWAIKHEHPSVADHGLRITQQFLHNIIIKKKEYLEEFCKAFYYIILNEILKTLTDSFHKSGFHYQTIILMNLLRLLEFEVVNIPEVEITKPHIIKHVQTFLTQSFENLNQKQIETFSVDMFNFCVESPSAFRSFVRDLLISLKEFATNQDELYEADRQEALQRAKMAEDNKLIKLRGLMKEDVPSFSAIDVDDECINVE; encoded by the exons atggaaaatGAATCTTTCAATCCCCTCTCTTTGTTAGATAAAAACCAAGCGTTTGATGCTGAAAAATTGAAATTGTTAGACAATGTGGTGGAAGCTTTATTAGATACTAAAGATAAGAATAGAAGAGATTTTGCACAGAATTTGTTAAATCAATTTAAGATGTTAGATACATCATGGAGATCTGTATCAATAATATTAGAACATAGTGAGAATGTGAATACAAAATTTTATGGTTTACAAATATTAGAAgaatgtataaataatcGTTGGAATATATTACCTTcagaagaaaaagaaggTATGAAGAATTTTATAGCTTGCTATACTATTACGTTATCAACTGAAGGTACAACGGTTGGTGTAGATAGACATTTATTGAACAAATTAGATGAGACTTTAATTCAGATTGTAAAACAAGAATGGCCTGATTCATGGTCTAGTTTTATTCCTGATATAGTAAATTCAGCAAAATTAAATCAAAATGTATGTGagaataatatgaaattattaaatatgttaaGTGAAGAAGTATTTGAATTTGGTAATGAGACCTTAGTtaaaaagaagaaagaGAAATTGAGAAATGAATATGCTAGTCAATTTCAAGAAgtttataatttatgtttatatatattagaagcaaatgtgtataataaaagaagtACGAATACCTCTTTGATTAAACAGACATTACATTGTTtatctaatttttttaaatggattcctttaacatatatatttgataaatataaatttaatgataataatattcaaataatagATTTATTGTTTGATCATTTTTGGGATGATATATCTTATAAAATAGAATGTGTTAAGTGTATACAAGAAATAGTTATGTTAAAAATTGATGAAAAAAACATCCTCTATTTTGATAATGtgtttataaatttatggACAAAATTAGTtagtaaaataaaattattaccAAATGCaaatgaaatgaaaaacATTCCACcagaattaaaaatattttgggaacaatattttttacaattaAGTATTTGTATAACTAgctttttaaaaaattatcgagaaaaaattgttgaaaaaaacaataatactaatgatgtaaatattgtattcaaatttttaaatatgttaGCTAATAGTAATATGGAAGAagtatttttaattataattgattattataatatttttacagAACAATTAATTAGAGAATTAATAACTCGTTTAGAACAAGaacataattttaaaaataaaaatgatatgaaTTCTTCATCTCTTGATATGAAAAATACATTAACGACAAATATGAATTTAGATTCATCATCTATAACAAATAGAAAATCATATAGTTTTGTAACAAtgaataatgatataaatcttttaaacaacaacaataataataataataataatcttagtaataatatgaatagtagtaatattaattcaaatatggttattaatattaatgaatatTCTTCTATTCTAGACAAAATTGATTTAAATCCATCAGATATTAAGAAAATGTGTCCACgtataaaattatatgaatttatattaaacGATATTAGAAAGACTGTTATTGAAAAAATGGCTAAACCACAagaaatttatatttcttatgATAATGAGACTGGTGAAGTGGTTCGAGATTTTGAACCAGATACTACTGaaatttctttatataatactatGAAAACAACATTGGTTTATTTAACTTATTTAGGTTCAGAAAAAACCATGGAATTAATTGttgaattattaaataaagaatcAGAGAAATCGTTAAAAAATACgaataaaaatgaagtaTGGAATAGTACCAAAACGAATAGAATTAGTTATGCCGTTGGTTCTATATCTATGTGTATgactttaaaaaaagaacaagaCTTTTTAATGTACATTCTgagaatatatttacatatgATTGAAGTTAAAAATGGCGAAGAAAATAGAGCTATTCTAGCTTCATGTGTTATGTACATTGTTAGTCAATATCATAGATTTTTAAAACTTCATTGGAGATTTCTTAAAACGgttatgaaaaaattatttgaatttGCTGAAAATGAAAAGGTACAAGATATGGCAGCTGAAAccattttaaaaatatgtaaacaatgtaaaaatgttatagctaaaaataatcataataatgataataatgaatctttttttagtacatttattaaattccataataatattatgcATAAGCTACCAGAAAAATTGaatcttttattatatgaagCTATAGCTCATGTTATTTCATGTTTCCCTtatgaagaaaaacaaGAGAGTATAAAAGTGTTAATGAGCAAATTAATGAATTTATGGaattcattaatatatgcaaataataatggtgctataaaagatatgaataatacaaattctttaaataataataatataaataataacaataatattaatattaataatgatgatatgaaaaatttaGAACATTTATGTACTTATGAAAATTCCAAATTGATTATTACCTTTGTTAGAGTAAATTGTAGATTAGCATATGCAttatcttatttttattatgaacaATTAGCTTTAGTTTTTCTAgactttttaaaaatttatcaACTTTATAGTAAATTCATTAATTTAGAAGTAGAAGCAAATGGTACAAAAAGAATTAAGCATGCACAATTTAgaaatttgtttttaatgAAAAGAGAATTCTTACATCTAATCGAAACTACCATAGAGAGAAGttgttataatatacaagATTTAGAAAAGGAGTTGTTAAAAAGAGagcaaaaaaaattaaaaaatgaaattgATGAATCCATGGAAATCCATTTACCAACAATTGAAGAAGcaaaacaaataaattttcaaatgacaagtaatatattaaatgtattattagAAACGATATTAGTTGATTATAGAGATAGTAATCCACATATAAAAGATGCAGAAgtattttcattattatcaacagtttttaaaaaaattgaaaatgTAACATGTCCTATCTTACCAACAGTACTaaattatgtattattacCAACAATAGATATgattaaaaatgatttcTCATCTTATCCAGAACATCGtgaaaaattttataatttcttaGATGCATGTGTAAGACATTGttttgattatttatttacattagattcagaaatatttaatacatttattcAATCTTTATTATGGGCTATAAAACATGAACATCCATCGGTAGCTGATCATGGTTTAAGAATAACACAGCAATTtcttcataatattataataaagaaaaaagaatatttagAAGAATTTTGTAAGGCATTTTATTACAtcatattaaatgaaatacTAAAAACACTAACAGATTCTTTTCACAAATCTGGTTTTCATTATCAAACCataattttaatgaatTTATTACGATTGTTAGAATTTGAAGTAGTAAATATACCGGAAGTAGAAATAACAAAAccacatataataaaacatgTACAAACCTTTTTAACTCAATCTTTTGAAAATTTAAACCAAAAACAAATAGAGACATTCTCCGTCGATatgtttaatttttgtgTAGAGTCTCCATCAGCCTTTCGATCCTTCGTTCGagatttattaatatcactaaag GAATTCGCAACAAATCAAGATGAACTTTATGAAGCCGATAGACAAGAAGCATTACAGAGAGCAAAAATGGCAGAAGATAATAAACTCATAAAg
- a CDS encoding N-ethylmaleimide-sensitive fusion protein, putative has translation MRTNLQCCKLQSQELALTNCGFINIGLYNNLKKSVKSNDVYSEVGNMVLILRGDGNIGREEIALNTCQREFSRIQLKELVEINILDKENKNDLINFIPIDSIELEVNLFVKPDRLIEMEDEKLEDVFKKYFLNHILTKGQILALKYNDILLKCIVKDLKTADFDEIKRLNNSSSNNNRNSSGFSSYFNKWSPGFNNADNKNLSYNRFERGILFENTECIFTSISDGGKLCIESKKVLKQNIIKNNFNFEELGIGALDEEFKTIFRRTFASRIYPNYIIKQLGIKHVKGMILYGPPGTGKTLIARQIGKTLNAREPKIINGPEILNKYVGQSEENIRNLFKEAEMEYKQSGENSLLHIIILDEIDAICRQRGNVGSSSTGVNDSVVNQLLSKIDGVNSLNNILLIGMTNRIDLIDEALLRPGRFELHIEISLPNKEGRIQILNIHTKNMRMSNKLSSDVNILELAERTPNFSGAEIEGLVRNTVSYAFERHINFNDLTKPINADDIMITKNDFMKALKETKPAFGAEEDIIGNLLCNGIINYGKEYENIENTCKLLIKQIVDNENTKLMSILLYGENGSGKTTISAYIAKCANFHFTKFITPENLIGYSEIGRINYINKIFEDAYKTPLSLVILDNIERLIDYTRIGPRFSNSILQAIMVLIKKKPKKENQKILIICTTSEYQFMKDVGLTKNFFVNIHVPLLSTSSSIKNVLQHRNQTYHDFPNNEIEKVISSNIIKNIAIKNLLMIIDMASEASDDKNITSDVFLKIFNDCGLLLDDDTDY, from the coding sequence atGAGAACTAATTTACAGTGTTGTAAGTTACAATCACAAGAATTGGCCTTAACTAATTGTGGGTTTATTAATATCggattatataataatttaaaaaagagCGTGAAAAGTAATGATGTATATAGTGAAGTAGGTAATATGGTTTTAATATTAAGAGGTGATGGGAATATAGGGAGAGAAGAAATTGCTTTAAATACTTGTCAGAGGGAATTTTCGAGAATCCAATTAAAGGAGTTAgtagaaataaatatattagataaagaaaataagaatgatcttattaattttatacCCATTGATTCCATTGAATTAGAAGTAAATTTGTTTGTTAAACCTGATCGTTTAATTGAAATGGAAGATGAGAAATTAGAAGACgtgtttaaaaaatattttcttaatcatatattaaCGAAAGGTCAAATATTAgctttaaaatataatgatatattattaaaatgtatagTAAAAGATTTAAAGACAGCCGATTTTGATGAGATAAAGAGATTAAATAATAGcagtagtaataataatagaaattCTTCGGGATTTAGTAGctattttaataaatggAGTCCTGGATTTAATAATGcagataataaaaatctATCTTATAATAGATTTGAAAGaggtatattatttgaaaacACTGAATGCATATTTACAAGTATCAGTGATGGAGGGAAATTATGTATTGAATCGAAGAAAgtattaaaacaaaatatcataaaaaataatttcaaCTTTGAAGAATTAGGTATAGGAGCATTAGATGAAGAATTCAAGACCATCTTTAGAAGAACGTTTGCTAGTAGGATATATccaaattatattataaaacaaTTAGGTATAAAGCATGTAAAGGGTATGATATTATATGGTCCTCCTGGTACAGGTAAAACCTTAATAGCTAGACAAATAGGGAAGACATTGAATGCACGAGAACCGAAAATAATTAATGGTCcagaaatattaaataaatatgttgGACAATCAGAAGAAAATATTCgtaatttatttaaagaaGCAGAAATGGAATATAAACAGAGTGGAGAGAATTcattattacatataataatattagaTGAAATTGATGCTATATGTAGACAAAGAGGAAATGTAGGTTCAAGTAGTACTGGGGTAAATGATAGTGTCGTAAATCAATTATTATCTAAAATCGATGGAGTAAATagtttaaataatatactaTTAATTGGAATGACAAATAGAATAGATTTAATAGATGAAGCTTTGCTTCGTCCTGGAAGATTTGAGTTACATATAGAAATATCCTTACCAAATAAAGAAGGCAgaatacaaatattaaatattcatacaaaaaatatgagaatgagtaataaattaagttccgatgtaaatatattagaatTAGCCGAAAGAACTCCTAACTTTTCTGGAGCAGAAATTGAAGGTTTAGTAAGAAATACGGTTTCGTATGCTTTTGAAAGGcatattaattttaatgatTTAACAAAGCCTATAAATGCAGATGatataatgataacaaAAAATGATTTCATGAAAGCATTGAAAGAAACGAAGCCTGCATTTGGAGCTGAAGAAGATATTATAGgtaatttattatgtaatggaataataaattatggAAAAGAATATGAGAATATTGAGAATACatgtaaattattaattaaacaaatagtagataatgaaaatacaaaattaatgagtatattattatatggtGAAAATGGTTCAGGAAAAACAACTATTTCTGCTTATATAGCTAAATGTGCAAATTTCCATTTTACTAAATTTATAACACCAGAAAATTTAATAGGTTATTCAGAAATTGGTagaataaattatataaataaaatatttgaagATGCATATAAAACGCCTTTATCTTTAGTTATTCTTGATAATATTGAAAGGTTAATTGATTATACTCGTATTGGGCCACGTTTTAGTAATTCGATTTTACAAGCTATCATGGtcttaataaaaaagaaaccaaaaaaagagaatcaaaaaattttaattatcTGTACTACATCAGAATATCAATTTATGAAGGATGTCGGTTTAACcaaaaatttttttgttaacATACACGTTCCATTGTTAAGTACATCTTCTTcaattaaaaatgttttacAACATAGAAATCAAACATATCATGATTTTCCGAATAACGAAATAGAAAAGGTAATATCATCTAATATAATTAAGAATATAGCGAtcaaaaatttattaatgaTTATTGATATGGCATCAGAGGCCTCggatgataaaaatattaccAGTGATgtttttttgaaaatttttaatgACTGCGGTTTGCTTTTGGATGACGACACAGACTATTAA
- a CDS encoding hypothetical protein (conserved Plasmodium protein, unknown function) encodes MYDSCYDNNYLHNFEYNLIKSYDTIKKIPHKRDNVNIDKDDDGDDDNDDIYIHTKNIDDLCLKKKIYLLGLNYDEYILLRGSFRFRVIKGLIKFNGEIIKPSYEYRNVLIPHFYPLFKLIALNVNNVKYKDKKFIYDDVGLVSVDEGKKRSSGALSIFGLIRKSSNDNSKNNNDNNKNSNDNNKNSNDNNKNNNDNDDNSNNILSNSIHGSHNNIVILNNNDNINTINITSNKENLKANDFDVPLKDNDCIYECAHTILKNYLFGLNLLPEDNFKRNNFYEYIMHCDKEDVAGYSSCYMINTMKLSLYFEKYPIIIAFEKKKDFLYYLYNNNNGPTKLNLSNFKQNNKLYIDTYQFSYILKEFLLYIYNKKTYKIENVIKKVEDVDKTLNNYYLLNDVETKSDRSINETISKDVNYHIDEDGVVRMCDPGNCNARSNLNKDTKYMNEEKVENVGVKNEISKIYKLDKDEWWNNFKINKGKENIFEISCVEECKYEIDENKNCVETNEKDKVKKDDSIFSLWNTFSISIIGDKGKGKSFFVINFINNLLNYYKGVILIDIDVGQPIIGLSGFLSIYKIKHPINNYNFFFVDKNKYKCIKKIFFGSCSINDNVNYFIKCLEHLYNYLYFVYLKKKEEKKNKKKKNSKFCFPIVINTFGWIKNIGLFLLNLNIYLSKCNFLIQIDSLKIPKTLKRKMNKQYFHSYMFNDLLLITEEDKENTFYCILNLNNRKVNVISKKFSIFNIISEYSKLDESHFIFYNFSMSFQNEEEKENEKKRRLSNVSSYTPSSSFNSYNLSGVHQKDGYNYNMRGYKSYGNYGNCVNCVNCVHYGNDVNCVNCVNRVNSMNNMINTYYGGYKSSGNYYNKSYNSNNNNNNNNSNNLYYDNNACNYSKNMFLNNCSKSNIIGYTYNRGTIGSCPSFNNNSGNNRRTNPCSLMDYMHKAKHLKFDDHVMFSSNVDRDKGNSRCTLNENVCYNNKIGYNEYNNNNYYNEKNRNDMYQYNESNYKNIEKYDYYMNKMCHFFDRNCVRVINYVSYKKILSYNDMEKKKYKDKSISILPKNLRAYRFFSYFFYKFKEIIFYIHSYSFYDGLNDFFFKHESYVRSFNFASLDENIEEEIKNMDKDDQNLKSEGGEKNLLSPLSNNDVIHDLMPLESTLKSIPLNIVNDMGDRTLHIDVPYLNTEDDTNSMNKKVDSTENNSNKKSVTNNNMDDHNNNIDNPNNTNDHSNIDNPNNTNDHSNIDNHNNTNDHNNNMDYPYDSGERINNTYYEDDKINKKNCIYSCVLFDLKNVKLSNLHFKNDYSEFDDSEDFIAFKYFFNNIICLCNDNSNTVKKDNTSSNINEKNEEIIYHIDKLDINNNFANVNSIIKMEDLKKNNVKLIPINESFTHILTAYVKLIDNMKLIIYLPHWFTDYDLFKQVNTFVTGSGLIPYNINDLINNYSVYLDIMSPKEMKIIKYLKERKTSSSSEYL; translated from the coding sequence ATGTACGATTCTTGTTATGATAACAATTATCTACATAATTttgaatataatttaattaagTCATATGACACTATTAAGAAAATACCACATAAAAGGGATAATGTTAACATTGATAAAGATGATGATGGcgatgatgataatgatgatatatatatacacacCAAGAATATAGATGATTTATGTttgaaaaagaagatatatttgttaggcttaaattatgatgaatatattttattaagaGGTAGTTTTCGTTTTCGAGTTATAAAAGGgttaattaaatttaatgGGGAAATAATAAAGCCTTCCTATGAATATAGGAACGTATTAATACCTCATTTTTATCCTTTATTTAAATTGATAGCTTTAAATGTGAATAATGTAAAGTATAAggataaaaaatttatatatgatgatgTGGGTTTGGTAAGTGTTGATGagggaaaaaaaagatcAAGTGGTGCTTTGAGTATTTTTGGACTTATAAGAAAGAGTAGTAATGATaatagtaaaaataataatgataataataaaaatagtaatgataataataaaaatagtaatgataataataaaaataataatgataatgatgacaatagtaataatattttaagtAATAGTATCCATGGAAGTCATAAcaatattgttattttaaataataatgataatattaatactattaatattacttcaaataaagaaaatttaaaagCTAACGATTTTGATGTTCCCTTAAAAGATAACGATTGCATATATGAATGTGCTCATACGattttaaagaattatttatttggATTAAATTTATTACCTGAAGATAATTtcaaaagaaataatttttatgaatatattatgcaTTGTGATAAAGAAGATGTGGCTGGTTATTCAAGTTgttatatgataaatacTATGAAATTAagtttatattttgaaaaatatcCTATTATAATTGCttttgaaaaaaagaaagactttttatattatttatataataataataatggtcctacaaaattaaatttatcaaatttcaaacaaaataataaactatatattgatacgtatcaattttcatatatattaaaagagtttttattatatatatataataagaaaacatataagatagaaaatgttattaaaaaagtaGAGGATGTCGATAAAACAttgaataattattatttattgaaTGATGTGGAAACAAAAAGTGATAGATCTATAAATGAAACCATTTCAAAAGACGTTAATTATCATATTGATGAAGATGGTGTTGTTAGAATGTGTGATCCTGGAAATTGTAATGCTCGAAgtaatttaaataaagatacaaaatatatgaatgaaGAAAAAGTGGAAAATGTTGGTgttaaaaatgaaatatctaaaatatataaattagATAAGGATGAATGGTggaataattttaaaataaataaaggtaaagaaaatatttttgaaatatCATGTGTTGAAGAATGTAAATATGAAATAGATGAGAATAAGAATTGTGTTGAAACAAATGAAAAGGATAAGGTTAAAAAAGATGATTCAATATTTAGTTTATGGAATACATTTAGTATATCAATTATAGGTGATAAAGGGAAAGGAAAAAGcttttttgttataaattttattaataatttattaaattattataaaggTGTTATATTAATAGATATTGATGTAGGTCAGCCAATTATTGGATTAAGTGGttttttatctatatataaaattaagcatcctataaataattataattttttttttgttgataaaaataaatataaatgtataaagaaaatattttttggaAGTTGTTCTATAAATGACAATGtgaattattttattaaatgcttagaacatttatataattatttatattttgtatatttaaaaaagaaagaagaaaaaaagaataagaagaaaaaaaatagcaaattttgttttcctatagttattaatacatttggttggataaaaaatattggattatttttattaaatttaaatatttatttaagtAAATGTAATTTTCTAATACAAATTGATTCATTAAAAATCCCTAAAACATTGAAGAGAAAGATGAATAAACAATATTTTCATTCCTACATGTTTAATGATTTACTTTTAATAACAGAAgaagataaagaaaatacattttattgtattttAAATTTGAATAATAGGAAGGTAAATGTTATTTCTAAAaaattttctatatttaatattataagtGAATATAGTAAATTAGATGAAAgtcattttatattttataatttttccaTGTCTTTTCAAAATGAGgaggaaaaagaaaatgagaaaaaaagaagacTTTCTAACGTGTCTTCTTATACACCGTCATCTTCATTTAATTCGTATAATTTATCAGGTGTGCATCAAAAGGATggttataattataatatgcGCGGATATAAATCTTACGGAAATTATGGAAATTGTGTAAATTGTGTAAATTGTGTACATTATGGAAATGATGTAAATTGTGTAAATTGTGTAAATCGTGTAAATTcaatgaataatatgattaaTACTTATTATGGTGGTTATAAAAGTTCTggaaattattataacaagAGTTAcaatagtaataataataataataacaataatagtaataacttgtattatgataataatgcATGTAATTATTCTAAAAACatgtttttaaataattgtAGTAAATCTAATATTATTGgttatacatataatagAGGAACTATTGGTTCGTGCCCTagttttaataataatagtgGTAATAATAGAAGAACTAATCCATGTTCATTAATGGATTATATGCATAAAGCGAAACACTTAAAGTTTGATGACCATGTTATGTTTTCTTCAAATGTCGATAGAGATAAAGGTAACAGTAGATGTActttaaatgaaaatgtgtgttataataataaaataggGTATAATGaatacaataataataattattataatgagAAGAATCGAAATGATATGTATCAATATAATGAAtcaaattataaaaatattgaaaaatatgactattatatgaataagATGTGTCATTTTTTCGATAGGAATTGTGTTAGGGTTATAAATTATGTtagttataaaaaaattttatcttataatgatatggaaaaaaaaaaatataaggaTAAAAGTATATCTATTTTACCTAAAAATCTGAGAGCTTATAGATTTTTTTcatactttttttataaatttaaagaaatcatcttttatatacacagttattctttttatgaTGGATTAAAtgactttttttttaagcACGAAAGTTATGTTAGAAGTTTTAATTTTGCTTCTTTAgatgaaaatattgaagaagagataaaaaatatggacAAGGATGATCAAAATTTAAAATCTGAAGGAGGAGAAAAGAATTTATTATCACCATTGAGTAATAATGATGTAATACATGATTTAATGCCTCTGGAAAGTACCTTGAAGAGTATTCCATTAAATATAGTTAATGATATGGGTGATAGAACATTACATATTGATGTACCTTATTTGAATACTGAGGATGATACAAATAGTATGAATAAGAAAGTTGACTCTACAGAAAATAACAGCAATAAGAAGAGCGTTACGAATAATAACATGGatgatcataataataatatagataatcctaataatacaaatgatcatagtaatatagataatcctaataatacaaatgatcatagtaatatagataatcataataatacaaatgatcataataataatatggattATCCATATGATAGTGGTGAAAggataaataatacatattatgaagatgataagataaataaaaagaattgCATATATTCATGTGTGCTATTTGATTTAAAGAATGTGAAACTAAGTAATTTACATTTCAAAAATGATTATTCCGAATTTGATGATAGTGAAGATTTTATAGCGTTTAAGTATTtctttaataatataatatgtttatgtAATGATAATTCAAACACTGtaaaaaaggataataCATCAagtaatattaatgaaaagaatGAAGAGATAATTTATCATATCGATAAAttagatataaataataattttgcAAATGTAAATtcaataataaaaatggaagatttaaaaaagaataatgTTAAATTGATTCCAATAAATGAATCAtttacacatatattaaCAGCTTATGTAAAATTAATTGACAATATGAAActtatcatatatttaccTCATTGGTTTACTGATtatgatttatttaaaCAAGTCAATACTTTTGTTACAGGTTCAGGTTTAATAccttataatataaatgatttaattaataattattctGTTTATTTAGATATTATGAGTCCCaaagaaatgaaaattattaaatactTGAAGGAAAGAAAAACATCTTCCTCTTCagaatatttatga